A genomic stretch from Onychostoma macrolepis isolate SWU-2019 chromosome 02, ASM1243209v1, whole genome shotgun sequence includes:
- the gorasp1a gene encoding Golgi reassembly-stacking protein 1a produces the protein MGLTQSNGGPEGGTEGYHVHGIQEDSPAEKAGLEPFFDFIISIGNNRLNQENDMLKDLLKANVEKPVKMEVYSTKTMRIRELEVVPSNMWGGQGLLGASVRFCSFQGANENVWHVLDVEPNSPAALAGLQEHSDFIVGADQVLQDSEDFFSLIEAHEGKPLKLLVYNTETDKCREVVVTPNGAWGGEGSLGCGIGYGYLHRIPAQPDSPQSERVSPKASPVAGTPEQELPTNGFTEVSLMASSQSMSGLDPDTPLPPPIQRVMDPGFSDQSEVAIMNSEVSDMADRLDLSTSSIDMTNTSLAVREDIDVSGVEELQDSEIPSHNPEEQNTEEYPAVDFSSIAPPSDVPPPLSLQHPLLPNLPLDHSMPTDMATLMNSSLDSSVPPIDISSLLIDPAALHLESSVPPAEYPVQSSESAPFPSETDGVNQGFSDVPQSLKSSLSEGRAEAVSPDLMSFDSHNAHVKDAPQ, from the exons ATTCAAGAGGACTCACCGGCAGAGAAAGCTGGTTTGGAGCCCTTTTTTGATTTCATCATATCCATTGGCAATAACCGTCTT AACCAGGAGAATGATATGCTCAAGGACCTCCTCAAGGCTAATGTGGAGAAACCGGTGAAGATGGAAGTGTATAGTACAAAGACCATGAGGATCCGAGAATTGGAAGTAGTTCCCAGCAACATGTGGGGTGGTCAAGGACTTCTGGGAGCCAGTGTCCGCTTCTGCAGCTTTCAAGGAGCCAATGAAAATGTTTGGCATGTTCTC GACGTGGAGCCAAATTCACCAGCAGCATTGGCCGGACTCCAGGAACATTCGGATTTTATTGTTGGAGCTGACCAGGTTCTCCAAGAT TCAGAGGATTTCTTTTCCCTAATTGAAGCCCATGAGGGGAAACCACTGAAGCTGCTGGTCTACAATACAGAGACCGATAAATGCAGGGAGGTGGTTGTCACACCAAATGGTGCCTGGGGGGGAGAAGGCAG CCTTGGCTGTGGCATTGGATATGGCTACCTGCACCGAATCCCAGCACAACCTGACAGCCCACAATCTGAAAGAGTCAGTCCAAAAGCTTCTCCTGTGGCAGGAACGCCAGAGCAAGAACTTCCTACAAATGGATTTACAGAG GTGTCCTTAATGGCGTCTAGTCAGTCAATGAGTGGCTTGGATCCTGATACCCCGCTGCCACCTCCCATTCAGAGAGTCATGGATCCTG GTTTCTCGGATCAGTCAGAAGTGGCCATCATGAATTCGGAGGTATCAGACATGGCAGACCGACTGGACCTATCCACTTCTTCCATTGACATGACAAATACATCCCTAGCTGTCCGAGAGGACATTGACGTATCAGGTGTCG AGGAGCTTCAAGACAGTGAGATTCCCAGTCATAACCCTGAGGAGCAAAATACAGAAGAGTATCCTGCTGTGGATTTCAGTTCTATTGCACCACCTTCAGATGTTCCTCCTCCCCTTTCTCTCCAACACCCTCTTCTCCCAAATCTGCCTCTCGATCATAGCATGCCCACAGACATGGCAACTTTGATGAATTCTTCTCTCGACTCTTCTGTGCCTCCTATAGACATCTCTTCTCTGCTCATTGACCCCGCCGCCCTTCATCTTGAGTCATCTGTCCCACCTGCAGAATATCCTGTGCAGTCGTCCGAGTCCGCACCTTTCCCCTCAGAAACTGATGGTGTCAATCAGGGCTTTTCTGATGTGCCACAGTCTCTGAAGAGCAGCTTGTCTGAGGGCAGGGCAGAGGCTGTATCCCCTGACCTGATGTCTTTTGATTCCCATAATGCACACGTCAAAGATGCTCCTCAGTAG